In the genome of Tachysurus vachellii isolate PV-2020 chromosome 9, HZAU_Pvac_v1, whole genome shotgun sequence, one region contains:
- the slc38a8a gene encoding putative sodium-coupled neutral amino acid transporter 8a has product MEAQTVRNRGFLDKPGMKRENARLGLCGAVFIMLKSALGAGLLNFPWAFSRAGGVHAAVTVEMFSLIFLVSGLVVLGYSSSISGQNTYQAVVGHICGPAIGKLCELCFVFNVFMICVAYLVILADQLKKLTISIHELITGSTGNEMTYHWYTDQRFMLFLVCLFLILPLSIPKEIWIQKYTSALGTVAAIYLTVAIVIRYYTRTVPEGHLSPSYNSGMDFWASMFSVIPTICFGFQCHECSIAIYSSLENKKLSNWVVISLCSMLICLAIYTLTGIYGYLTFGRNVAADVLMSYSGDDVLMIIARLLFGVSIITIYPIALLLGRLVIQDPLLLHRETYETYIRVALTAVWILITLLIALFVPDISKVISIIGGISAFFIFVFPGLCLTFAMQSQPMPARLRWILIAWGMITVLCGTFIFGQSTFFAIMQVFHKL; this is encoded by the exons ATGGAAGCGCAGACGGTACGAAACAGAGGTTTTTTAGACAAGCCAGGAATGAAGAGGGAAAACGCGAGGCTGGGTTTGTGCGGCGCAGTGTTCATCATGCTGAAGTCTGCTCTTGGTGCAGGACTGCTCAACTTCCCCTGGGCTTTCTCCAGAGCTGGAGGAGTTCATGCTGCAGTCACAGTGGAGATG TTTTCTCTCATATTCCTCGTTAGTGGACTGGTGGTCCTGGGCTACTCATCCTCCATCAGTGGCCAGAACACATATCAGGCTGTGGTGGGGCACATCTGTGGGCCTGCTATAGGCAAACTGTGTGAGCTCTGCTTTGTCTTCAATGTCTTCATGATCTGTGTGGCATATCTGGTTATACTGGCAGACCagcttaaaaaat TGACTATTTCCATACATGAGCTAATCACAGGTTCAACTGGGAACGAGATGACTTATCACTGGTACACAGATCAGAGGTTTATGCTTTTCCTTGTGTGTCTCTTTTTGATTCTTCCTCTATCAATTCCAAAAGAGATTTGGATACAGAAATATACCAG CGCATTAGGCACTGTAGCTGCCATCTATTTGACTGTAGCCATTGTTATAAGATATTACACAAGAACAGTCCCTGAAGGTCACCTGTCCCCTTCATACAACAGTGG GATGGACTTTTGGGCTTCCATGTTCAGCGTCATCCCCACAATCTGCTTTGGCTTTCAG TGTCATGAATGCAGCATTGCCATCTACAGCAGTTTGGAGAATAAAAAGCTTTCAAACTGGGTCGTAATCTCATTATGTTCTATGCTCATCTGCCTTGCTATCTACACTCTAACTG GTATCTATGGATATCTCACCTTTGGGAGGAACGTTGCTGCTGACGTTCTGATGTCATACAGTGGAGATGATGTTCTTATGATTATTGCAAGATTACTCTTTGGGGTTTCCATCATCACCATCTACCCCATTGCTCTTTTACTCGGAAG GTTGGTGATTCAGGATCCATTACTGCTTCACAGAGAGACTTATGAGACTTACATCAGAGTTGCTTTGACTGCAGTGTGGATCCTCATCACTCTCCTCATTGCCCTGTTCGTTCCAGATATAAGCAAAGTCATCAGCATTATTGGTGGCATTAGTGCATTCTTCATCTTCGTCTTCCCAG GActttgtttaacatttgcaATGCAATCTCAGCCAATGCCAGCAAGACTAAG gtgGATTTTAATTGCATGGGGAATGATCACAGTTTTATGTGGCACATTCATTTTTGGCCAGAGCACTTTCTTTGCCATTATGCAGGTCTTTCATAAGCTATGA